TGAGCAACAAGACCAGAGGCATCACCCAGCTGGGCCCCTACAGCCTGGACAAGGACAGCCTCTACGTCAACGGTGACCAGAGCTCCTCCCTCGGCCTCCTCTGCCCCCCACACCAgccctccccagtgctgccccttgcccagctccagctcctgaccctctgtctctctcttttcccaggatACAACGAACAGCCACTGCTGACCAGTGAGTACCTTGCAGGGGCGGGATGGGGTCAGGAAGCTGTAAGTGACACGTTGGGTTCATCTTCTTAGAAGTAGAGGCTGAGGCCTAGAgatcctgggggaaaaaagtggggGTCTTGTCAGCCTTGCCAAAGGAGAGAAAGGCTGTCAGGAGATCTCAGTGTTTTCCATCCAGAGCCCTGACACCCTGGCTCTTGCCCTAAGGCATTCCCCATCTgttcttcctccagctcccaccCATCCAACAACAACAGCTGCCGCCCTCGAGCGTTTCACCGTCAACTTCACCATCACCAACCTCCCCTACACTTCCGACCTGGAGAATCCTGACTCGGCCAGGTTCAGAGCTACTCGAAGAGTTATGAACACCCTGGTAAGTCAACCAGCACTGAGCCATATCCTTGCCCTCTTTGGCCTCATCCGCTTTGCAGGAGTGCAGAGAGATGGCCATGGCCTAATTGTGAAACCTCTTCCCTTGGCAGCTGGACCGcctgctgaaggaaagcagcattGGCCCTGTTTTCCAAGGATGTGAGACAGCAAACTTCAGGTATGGGTCTTGCTCAACTGTCCCTGCACGTCCCTCGGTCTTTTGAGGGCTCCCTTGGACTTCTCTCCGGGTGCCCAGCCTATGGAGGCAGGACCTCCATGCTGATGCCCTACTTCCGTCGAGTATCCCTCCTGTTCCTGTGCTATTCCCTATACATGATCATATTTTAGCCCTAAGATGACAGTCAAATCATACCTAAACGGGCCATGGACAATCCAAAAACCATGCCTGATGACAGTCAAATCCTGCCTAAAAGGGCCATGGACAACCCAAAACCCATGCCTGAGGAGACAATGTGCAGAGGAGAGTGCTCAAGGAGGTCGCTGTGTTTTGCAGGCCAGGCAGTGACAGGGACGAGACCCGGGTGGACGCCGTGTGCGCCTACAGCAAGGAGCCCTCGGCTGCGCCTTTGGACAGGGTGGGGCTGTACACCAAGTGAGCAACAAGACCAGAGGCATCACCCAGCTGGGCCCCTACAGCCTGGACAAGGACAGCCTCTACGTCAACGGTGACCAGAGCTCCTCCCTCggcctcctctgctcccacaccagccctcccccagtgctgccccttgcccagctccagctcctgaccctctgtctctctctttttccaggaTACAACGAACAGCCAGTGCTGACCAGTGAGTACCTTGCACGGGCGGGATGGGGTCAGGAAGCTGCAAGGGCCTCACTGGGCACTGAAGGCTGTGGCCCTGACATCCCAGGGAAAATATGGGGATCGTGGCAACATTCCCCAtggagagcagggccagcaggagACCTCAGGGGTTTTCCATCCAGAGCCCTGACACCCTGGCTCTTGCCCCTTGTCATTCTGgatttctgcttcttccagctCCCACCCATCCAACAACGACAGCTGCCGCCCTCGAGCATTTCACCGTCAACTTCACCATCACCAACCTCCCCTACACTTCCGACCTGGAGAATCCTGACTCGGCAAGTTCAGAGCACAAAGGGTCATGAACATGCTCGTAAGTTGACCGGCACTGGCAATTGTCCTGCCTACCCAGGCTCTCAAAGGTGGAGGGAGAGCCGTGAGATGGCCATGGCCTAACTGGGAAATCTTTTCCCTTGGCAGCTCGACCGcctgctgaaggaaagcagcattGGCCCTGTATTCCAAAGATGTGAGACAACAGATTTAAGGTATGGGTCCTACTCAAATGTGCCTTTGCAGTGTTCTCACTTATGTAAGGGGACCAGTCACGCTCATGTTCTGCACTCTTACAGACTCAGGACattctccctccttcttcctgctctcctctctcttttctatTCCACCTCACTTGCTGCACTCTCCTCTTCGGGAGTGATGGCCCTGATCCCAAGATGACTCCAAATTCCTTCCAGGCCCTCTCCTTCATGAACATGCTCAGAATGTTTTTGAAGGTGCAGAAGAGTGTCGGGACACCaatcacacacacacgcacataGTTTGGAAAGGCAAATGACCATGAATGACCAAGGCAGTCCCAAGACCCAGCCTTGAGAGGAAGACATGCAGAGGAGAGTGCTCAAGGAGGTCGCTGTGTTTTGCAGGCCAGGCAGTGACAGGGACGAGACCCGGGTGGACGCCGTGTGCGCCTACAGCAAGGAGCCCTCGGCTGCGCCTTTGGACAGGGTGGGGCTGTACCACCAAGTGAGCAACAAGACCAGAGGCATCACCCAGCTGGGCCCCTACAGCCTGGACAAGGACAGCCTCTACGTCAACGGTGACCAGAGCTCCTCCCTCGGCCTCCTCTCTCCCCCacaccagccctcccccagtgctgccccttgcccagctccagctcctgaccctctgtctctctcttttcccaggatACAACGAACAGCCAGTGCTGACCAGTGAGTACCTTGCACGGGCGGGATGGGGTCAGGAAGCTGCAAGGGCCTCACTGGGCACTGAAGGCTGCGGCCCTGATATCCCAGGGAAAATATGGGGATCGTGGCAACATTCCCCAtggagagcagggccagcaggagACCTCAGGGGTTTTCCATCCAGAGCCCTGACACCCTGGCTCTTGCCCCTTGTCATTCTGgatttctgcttcttccagctCCCACCCATCCAACAACAACAGCTGCCACCCTCGAGCATTTCACTGTCAACTTCACCATCACCAACCTCCCCTACACTTCCGACCTGGAGAATCCTGACTCGGCCAAGTTCAGAGCTACACAAAGGGTCATGAACATGCTCGTAAGTTGACCAGCACTGGGCAATtgtcctgccctccccaggctCTCTAAAGGTGGAGGGAGAGCCGTGAGATGGCCATGGCCTAACTGGGAAATCTTTTCCCTTGGCAGCTCGACCGcctgctgaaggaaagcagcattGGCCCTGTATTCCAAAGATGTGAGACAACAGATTTAAGGTATGGGTCCTACTCAAATGTGCCTTTGCAGTGTTCTCACTTATGTAAGGGACAGTCACGCTCATGTTCTGCACTCTTACAGACTCAGGACattctccctccttcttcctgctctccctctctcttttctatCTCCACCTCACTTGCTGCACTCTCCTCTTCGGGAGGTGATGGCCCGATCCCAAGATGACTCCAAATTCCTTCCAGGCCCTCTCCTTCATGAACATGCTCAGAATGTTTTTGAAGGTGCAGAAGAGTGTCGGGACACCaatcacacacacacgcacataGTTTGGAAAGGCAAATGACCATGAAATGACCAAGGCAGTCCCAAGACCCAGCCTTGAGAGGAAGACATGCAGAGGAGAGTGCTCAAGGAGGTCGCTGTGTTTTGCAGGCCAGGCAGTGACAGGGACGAGACCCGGGTGGACGCCGTGTGCGCCTACAGCAAGGAGCCCTCGGCTGCGCCTTTGGACAGGGTGGGGCTGTACCACCAAGTGAGCAACAAGACCAGAGGCATCACCCAGCTGGGCCCTACAGCCTGGACAAGGACAGCCTCTACGTCAACGGTGACCAGAGCTCCTCCCTCggcctcctctgctcccccacaccagccctcccccagtgctgccccttgcccagctccagctcctgaccctctgtctctctcttttcccaggatACAACGAACAGCCAGTGCTGACCAGTGAGTACCTTGCACGGGCGGGATGGGGTCAGGAAGCTGCAAGGGCCTCACTGGGCACTGAAGGCTGCGGCCCTGATATCCCAGGGAAAATATGGGGATCGTGGCAACATTCCCCAtggagagcagggccagcaggagACCTCAGGGGTTTTCCATCCAGAGCCCTGACACTCTGGCTCTTGCCCCTTGTCATTCTGGATTTCTGCCCCTTCCAGCTCCCACCCATCCAACAACGACAGCAGCCGCCCTCGAGCATTTCACCGTCAACTTCACCATCACCAACCTCCCCTACACTTCCGACCTGGAGAATCCTGACTCGGCCAAGTACAATGCTACACAGTCAGTCACAGCCGCCTTGGTAAGTGGCCCTTCTCATGACCAAGGCCTTGTCCCAACTGGTCCTTGTACTCATCAGCTTGGAGGGAGTGCACAGAGCTGGCTATGACTTAATTGTGACACTTCTCCCCTTGGCAGCTCGACCGCTtgctgaaggaaagcagcattGGCCCCAATTTCCAAGGATGTGTGACAACAGCTTTCAGGTATGGGTCATTGTCCCCGTGCAGGTGCCTTGGTCTGAGGATGCTGGACATAGTGGTCAAGCTCTGGTGCCTCTTCTATGAAGGCAGTACTGTCTCCATAATGCCCTCCTGTCTTAGAGCCTCCCCTCACTGCATGCACTCTCAGCTTGTGTAGGACATGGAGTAGCCCAAGAATCACTTCCTAAGTACTTGATGCCTCTTTCCAtcctgaacacctccagggtgTTAGGGAAGGTGGACAGCAGTGCCTGACCATAACACCACACAGATGTTTTTGCATTCCAACAAAGGAACGTCCATGGCAGCCCCAGGGCCCAGCCATGAATGGAGAATGCGCAGAGGAGGATTTCTGAGGGAGGTCGCTGTGTTTTGCAGGCCAGGCAGTGACAGGGACGAGACCCGGGTGGACGCCGTGTGCGCCTACAGCAAGGAGCCCTCGGCTGCGCCTTTGGACAGGGTGGGGCTGTACCACCAAGTGAGCAACAAGACCAGAGGCATCACCCAGCTGGGCCCCTACAGCCTGGACAAGGACAGCCTCTACGTCAACGGTGACCAGAGCTCCTCCCTCggcctcctctgctcccccacaccagccctcccccagtgctgccccttgcccagctccagctcctgaccctctgtctctctcttttccaggaTACAACGAACAGCCAGTGCTGACCAGTGAGTACCTTGCACGGGCGGGATGGGGTCAGGAAGCTGTAAGTGACACGTTGGGTTCATCTTCTTAGAAGTAGAGGCTGAGGCTAGAGTCCTGGGGGAAAAATGGGGATCTTGTGCAAGCCTTGCCAAGGAGAGAAAGGCTGTCAGGAGATCTGAGTGGTTTTCCATCCAGAGCCCTGACATCCTGGCTCTTGCCCTAAGGCATTCCCCATCTgttcttcctccagctcccaccCATCCAACAACGACAGCTGCCGCCCTCGAGCGTTTCACCGTCAACTTCACCATCACCAACCTCCCTACACTTCCGACCTGGAGAATCCTGACTCGGCCAGGTTCAGAGCTACTCGAAGAGTTATGAACACCCTGGTAAGTCAACCAGCACTGAGCCATATCCTTGCCCTCTTTGGCCTCATCCGCTTTGCAGGAGTGCAGAGAGATGGCCATGGCCTAATTGTGAAACCTCTTCCCTTGGCAGCTGGACCGcctgctgaaggaaagcagcattGGCCCTGTTTTCCAAGGATGTGAGACAGCAGACTTCAGGTATGGGTCTTGCTCAACTGTCCCTGCACGTCCCTCGGTCTTTTGAGGGCTCCCTTGGACTTCTCTCCGGGTGCCCAGCCTATGGAGGCAGGACCTCCATGCTGATGCCCTACTTCCGTCGAGTATCCCTCCTGTTCCTGTGCTATTCCCTATACATGATCATATTTTAGCCCTAAGATGACAGTCAAATCATACCTAAACGGGCCATGGACAATCCAAAAACCATGCCTGATGACAGTCAAATCCTGCCTAAAAGGGCCATGGACAACCCAAAACCCATGCCTGAGGAGACAATGTGCAGAGGAGAGTGCTCAAGGAGGTCGCTGTGTTTTGCAGGCCAGGCAGTGACAGGGACGAGACCCGGGTGGACGCCGTGTGCGCCTACAGCAAGGAGCCCTCGGCTGCGCCTTTGGACAGGGTGGGGCTGTACCACCAAGTGAGCAACAAGACCAGAGGCATCACCCAGCTGGGCCCCTACAGCCTGGACAAGGACAGCCTCTACGTCAACGGTGACCAGAGCTCCTCCTCggcctcctctgctcccccacaccagccctcccccagcTGGGCCCCTACAGCCTGGACAAGGACAGCCTCTACGTCAACGGTGACCAGAGCTCCTCCCTCggcctcctctgctcccccacaccagccctcccccagtgctgccccttgcccagctccagctcctgaccctctgtctctctcttttcccaggatACAACGAACAGCCAGTGCTGACCAGTGAGTACCTTGCACGGGCGGGATGGGGTCAGGAAGCTGCAAGGGCCTCACTGGGGTCTTCCCTGGGCACTGAAGGCTGTGGCCCTGATATCCCAGGGAAAAAATGGGGATCGTGGCAACATTCCCCAtggagagcagggccagcaggagACCTCAGTGGTTTTCCATCCAGAGCCCTGACACTCTGGCTCTTGCCCCTTGTCATTCTGgatttctgcttcttccagctCCCACCCATCCAACAACGACAGCTGCCACCCTCGAGCATTTCACCGTCAACTTCACCATCACCAACCTCCCCTACACTTCCGACCTGGAGAATCCTGACTCGGCCAAGTTCAGAGCTACACAAAGGGTCATGAACATGCTCGTAAGTTGACCAGCACTGGGCAATtgtcctgccctccccaggctCTCTAAAGGTGGAGGGAGAGCCGTGAGATGGCCATGGCCTAACTGGGAAATCTTTTCCCTTGGCAGCTCGACCGcctgctgaaggaaagcagcattGGCCCTGTATTCCAAAGATGTGAGACAACAGATTTAAGGTATGGGTCTTGCTCAAATGTGCCTTTGCAGTGTTCTCACTTATGTAAGGGGACCAGTCACGCTCATGTTCTGCACTCTTACAGACTCAGGACattctccctccttcttcctgctctccctctctcttttctatCTCCACCTCACTTGCTGCGCTCTCCTCTTCGGGAGGTGATGGCCCGATCCCAAGATGACTCCAAATTCCTTCCAGGCCCTCTCCTTCATGAACATGCTCAGAATGTTTTTGAAGGTGCAGAAGAGTGTCGGGGCAccaatcacacacacacacacatattttgGAAAGGCAAATGACCATGAAATGACCAAGGCAGTCCCAAGACCCAGCCTTGAGAGGAAGACATGCAGAGGAGAGTGCTCAAGGAGGTCGCTGTGTTTTGCAGGCCAGGCAGTGACAGGGACGAGACCCGGGTGGACGCCGTGTGCGCCTACAGCAAGGAGCCCTCGGCTGCGCCTTTGGACAGGGTGGGCTGTACCACCAAGTGAGCAACAAGACCAGAGGCATCACCCAGCTGGGCCCCTACAGCCTGGACAAGGACAGCCTCTACGTCAACGGTGACCAGAGCTCCTCCCTCggcctcctctgctcccccacaccagccctcccccagtgctgccccttgcccagctccagctcctgaccctctgtctctctcttttcccaggatACAACAAACAGCCAGTGCTGACCAGTGAGTACCTTGTAGGGGCAGGATGGGATCAGGAAGCTGAAAGGGCCTCACTGGGGTCTTCCCCTGGGCACTGAAGGCTGTGGCCCTGATATCCCAGGGAAAATATAGGGATTGTGGCAACATTCCCCAtggagagcagggccagcaggagACCTCAGTGGTTTTCCATCCAGAGCCCTGACACCCTGGcttttgcctcttttccttccccatctgtgcttctgccagctcccacccATCCAACAACGACAGCTGCCGCCCTCGAGCGTTTCACCATCAACTTCACCATCACCAACCTCCCCTACACTTCCGACCTGGAGAATCCTGACTCGGCCAGGTTCAGAGCTACTCGAAGGGTCATGAACATGATGGTAATTGAGCCATCCCTGGGACACTGCCTTGCCCCCAGTGGCCTAGTATATCTGGAGGGAGTGCAGAGAAATGGTCATGGCTTATCCGGGAATCCTCTTCCCTTGGCAGCTCGACCGcctgctgaaggaaagcagcattGGCCCTGTTTTCCAAGGATGTGAGACAGCAGACTTCAGGTATGGGTCTTGCTCAACTGTCCCTGCACGTCCCTCGGTCTTTTGAGGGCTCCCTTGGACTTCTCCTCTTTTGGTTCCCAGCCTATGGAGGCAGGACCTCCATGCTGATACGCCTCTTCCTTCGAGCATCCCTCCTCTTCCTGCGCTATTCCCTATACATGATCAAATTTTAGCCCTAAGATGACAGTCAAATCATACCTAAATGGGCCATGGACAATCCAAAACCCATGCCTGAGGAGACAATGTGCAGAGGAGGATTTCTGAGGGAGGTCGCGCTGTGTTTTGCAGGCCAGGCAGTGACAGGGACGAGACCCGGTGGACGCCGTGTGCACCTACAGCAAGGAGCCCTCGGCTGCGCCTTTGGACAGGGTGGGGCTGTACCACCAAGTGAGCAACAAGACCAGAGGCATCACCCAGCTGGGCCCCTACAGCCTGGACAAGGACAGCCTCTACGTCAACGGTGACCAGAGCTCCTCCCTCggcctcctctgctcccccacaccagccctcccccagtgctgccccttgcccagctccagctcctgaccctctgtctctctcttttcccaggatACAACGAACAGCCAGTGCTGACCAGTGAGTACCTTGCACGGGCGGGATGGGATCAGAAGGCAGGAAATGCCTCACTAGGGCTTCCTTCAGGCAGAGGAGGCTGAAGGCTTGGGATCCGGGACAGAGGCAGGAATCCTGCCAGCCTTCCCCATGAACACCAGGGCTGGCTGGAGACCTCAGTGGTTGTCCAACCATAGGCTTGACACCCTTGcttttgcctcttttccttccccatctgtgcttctgccagctcccacccATCCAACAACGACAGCTGCCGCCCTCGAGCATTTCACCGTCAACTTCACCATCACCAACCTCCCCTACACTTCCGACCTGGAGAATCCTGACTCGGCCAGGTTCAGAGCTACTCGAAGAGTTATGAACACCCTGGTAAGTCAACCAGCACTGAGCCATATCCTTGCCTTCTTTGGCCTCATCAGCTTGGGAGGACTGCAGGGAGATGGCCATGGCTTAATTGTGAAACCTCTTCCCTTGGCAGCTGGACCGcctgctgaaggaaagcagcattGGCCGTGTTTTCCAAGGATGTGTGACAACAGACTTCAGGTATGGGTCTTGCTCAACTGTCCCTGCAGGTCCCTCGGTCTTTTGAGGGCTCCCTTGGACTTCTCCTCTTTTGGTTCCCAGCCTATGGAGTCAGGACCTCCATGCTGATACGCCTCTTCCTTCGAGCATCCCTCTCTTCCTGCGCTATTCCCTATACATGATCAAATTTTAGCCCTAAGATGACAGTCAAATCATACCTAAACGGGCCATGGACAATCCAAAACCCATGCCTGAGGAGACAATGTGCAGAGGAGGATTTCTGAGGGAGgttgctgtgttttgcaggCCAGGCAGTGACAGGGACGAGACCCGGGTGGACGCCGTGTGCACCTACAGCAAGGAGCCCTCGGCTGCACCTTTGGACAGGGTGGGGCTGTACCACCAAGTGAGCAACAAGACCAGAGGCATCACCCAGCTGGGCCCCTACAGCCTGGACAAGGACAGCCTCTACGTCAACGGTGACCAGAGCTCCTCCCTCggcctcctctgctcccccacaccagccctcccccagtgctgccccttgcccagctccagctcctgaccctctgtctctctcttttcccaggatACAACGAACAGCCAGTGCTGACCAGTGAGTACCTTGCACGGGCGGGATGGGATCAGAGGACAGCAAGGGCCTCACCACAGTCTGCTTTAGGACAGAGGAGACTGGGGCCTGGGGCATGAGatcctggggacatggggatCCTCCCAGCCATCCCCATggagagcagggctgcctggagACCTCTGCAATTGTCCAGCCAGGGCTGTAACAACCAAGCCTCTGACCCTTGTCACTCCCTCCTGTGCTTCTTCCAGCTCCCACCCATCCAACAACGACAGCTGCCGCCCTCGAGCGTTTCACCGTCAACTTCACCATCACCAACCTCCCCTACACTTCCGACCTGGAGAATCCTGACTCGGCCAGGTTCAGAGCTACTCGAAGAGTTATGAACACCCTGGTAAGTCAACCAGCACTGAGCCATATCCTTGCCTTCTTTGGCCTCATCAGCTTGGGAGGACTGCAGGGAGATGGCCATGGCTTAATTGTGAAACCTCTTCCCTTGGCAGCTGGACCGcctgctgaaggaaagcagcattGGCCCTGTTTTCCAAGGATGTGAGACAACAGACTTCAGGTATGGGTTGCACCCCTGTGTCCCTTTGAAAGGATCACCTGCAGATAATGGGGCCAGTCACACTCATGTTCTCCTCTTTTATGGAGGAAGGACCTTCTCCCTGACACCTTCTCTCTTAGAGCCGCCCCTCATTGCCAGCACTCACATCTTGGGGTGCTGAAGGTCCAATCCAAAGACAATTCGGAACTCCTTCCAGGCCTTCTTGTTCCTGAAGAGCCCCAGGGCCTCAGTGGGGGTGGAGGGCAGTGTGTGGCCACCAAATACACACGCATATTTTGGGAAGGCAGACCTTGGTTTCACACACAGGAATGGCCACAGCAGCAACAAGACAAGGCCTTGAGGAGACAATGTGCAGAGGAGAGTGCTCAAGGAGGTCGCTGTGTTTTGCAGGCCAGGCAGTGACAGGGACGAGACCCGGGTGGACGCCGTGTGCACCTACAGCAAGGAGCCCTCGGCTGCGCCTTTGGACAGGGTGGGGCTGTACCACCAAGTGAGCAACAAGACCAGAGGCATCACCCAGCTGGGCCCCTACAGCCTGGACAAGGACAGCCTCTACGTCAACGGTGACCAGAGCTCCTCCCTCggcctcctctgctccccacaccagccctcccccagtgctgccccttgcccagctccagctcctgaccctctgtctctctcttttcccaggatACAACGAACAGCCAGTGCTGACCAGTGAGTACCTTGCACGGGCGGGATGGGGTCAGGAAGCTGCAAGGGCCTCACTGGGCACTGAAGGCTGCGGCCCTGATATGCCAGGGAAAATATAGGGATTGTGGCAACATTCCCCAtggagagcagggccagcaggagACCTCAGTGGTTTTCCATCCAGAGCCCTGACACCCTGGcttttgcctcttttccttccccatctgtgcttctgccagctcccacccATCCAACAACGACAGCTGCCGCCCTCGAGCTTTCACCATCAACTTCACCATCACCAACCTCCCCTACACTTCCGACCTGGAGAATCCTGACTCGGCCAGGTTCAGAGCTACTCGAAGGGTTATGAACATGATGGTAATTGAGCCATCCCTGGGACACTGCCTTGCCCCCAGTGGCCTAGTATATCTGGAGGGAGTGCAGAGAAATGGTCATGGCTTATCCGAGAATCCTCTTCCCTTGGCAGCTGGAACGcctgctgaaggaaagcagcattGGCCCTGTTTTCCAAGGATGTGAGACAGCAGACTTCAGGTATGGGTCTTGCTCAACTGTCCCTGCACGTCCCTCGGTCTTTTGAGGGCTCCCTTGGACTTCTCCTCTTTTGGTTCCCAGCCTATGGAGTCAGGACCTCCATGCTGATACGCCTCTTCCTTCGAGCATCCCTCCTCTTCCTGCGCTATTCCCTATACATGATCAAATTTTAGCCCTAAGATGACAGTCAAATCATACCTAAATGGGCCATGGACAATCCAAAACCCATGCCTGAGGAGACAATGTGCAGAGGAGGATTTCTGAGGGAGGTCGCTGTGTTTTGCAGGCCAGGCAGTGACAGGGACGAGACCCGGCTGGACGCCGTGTGCACCTACAGCAAGGAGCCCTCGGCTGCGCCTTTGGACAGGGTGGGGCTGTACCACCAAGTGAGCAACAAGACCAGAGGCATCACCCAGCTGGGCCCCTACAGCCTGGACAAGGACAGCCTCTACGTCAACGGTGACCAGAGCTCCTCCCTCggcctcctctgctcccccacaccagccctcccccagtgctgccccttgcccagctccagctcctgaccctctgtctctctcttttcccaggatACAACGAACAGCCAGTGCTGACCAGTGAGTACCTTGCAGGAGAAGGATGGGATCAGAAGGCAGGAAATTCCTCACTTGGACTTCCTTCAGTCAGAAAAGGCTGAGGGCTTGGGTCCAGGACAGAGGCAGGAAT
The sequence above is a segment of the Corvus cornix cornix isolate S_Up_H32 chromosome 28, ASM73873v5, whole genome shotgun sequence genome. Coding sequences within it:
- the LOC120411403 gene encoding mucin-16-like, which codes for MTGRDPVDAVCTYSKEPSAAPLDRVGLYHQVSNKTRGITQLGPYSLDKDSLYVNGYNEQPVLTTPTHPTTTAAALEHFTVNFTITNLPYTSDLENPDSARFRATRRVMNTLLDRLLKESSIGRVFQGCVTTDFRPGSDRDETRVDAVCTYSKEPSAAPLDRVGLYHQVSNKTRGITQLGPYSLDKDSLYVNGYNEQPVLTTPTHPTTTAAALERFTVNFTITNLPYTSDLENPDSARFRATRRVMNTLLDRLLKESSIGPVFQGCETTDFRPGSDRDETRVDAVCTYSKEPSAAPLDRVGLYHQVSNKTRGITQLGPYSLDKDSLYVNGYNEQPVLTTPTHPTTTAAALELSPSTSPSPTSPTLPTWRILTRPGSELLEGL
- the LOC120411400 gene encoding mucin-16-like, translating into MNMLLDRLLKESSIGPVFQRCETTDLRPGSDRDETRVDAVCAYSKEPSAAPLDRVGLYHQVSNKTRGITQLGPYSLDKDSLYVNGYNEQPVLTTPTHPTTTAATLEHFTVNFTITNLPYTSDLENPDSAKFRATQRVMNMLLDRLLKESSIGPVFQRCETTDLRPGSDRDETRVDAVCAYSKEPSAAPLDRVGLYHQVSNKTRGITQLGPTAWTRTASTSTDTTNSQC
- the LOC120411402 gene encoding mucin-16-like, yielding MNTLLDRLLKESSIGPVFQGCETADFRPGSDRDETRVDAVCAYSKEPSAAPLDRVGLYHQVSNKTRGITQLGPYSLDKDSLYVNGYNEQPVLTTPTHPTTTAATLEHFTVNFTITNLPYTSDLENPDSAKFRATQRVMNMLLDRLLKESSIGPVFQRCETTDLRPGSDRDETRVDAVCAYSKEPSAAPLDRVGCTTNLDKDSLYVNGYNKQPVLTTPTHPTTTAAALERFTINFTITNLPYTSDLENPDSARFRATRRVMNMMLDRLLKESSIGPVFQGSYGGRTSMLIRLFLRASLLFLRYSLYMIKF
- the LOC120411399 gene encoding mucin-16-like — protein: MRRGGFLREVAVFCRPGSDRDETRVDAVCAYSKEPSAAPLDRVGLYHQVSNKTRGITQLGPYSLDKDSLYVNGYNEQPLLTTPTHPTTTAAALERFTVNFTITNLPYTSDLENPDSARFRATRRVMNTLLDRLLKESSIGPVFQGCETANFRYGSCSTVPARPSVF
- the LOC120411401 gene encoding mucin-16-like — translated: MGIVATFPMESRASRRPQGFSIQSPDTLALAPCHSGFLPLPAPTHPTTTAAALEHFTVNFTITNLPYTSDLENPDSAKYNATQSVTAALLDRLLKESSIGPNFQGCVTTAFRPGSDRDETRVDAVCAYSKEPSAAPLDRVGLYHQVSNKTRGITQLGPYSLDKDSLYVNGYNEQPVLTTPTHPTTTAAALERFTVNFTITN